A window of Xenopus laevis strain J_2021 chromosome 1L, Xenopus_laevis_v10.1, whole genome shotgun sequence genomic DNA:
ATGTTTTGGgagtggtgagtgccgataatgctctgtgtatatatatatatatatatatatatatatatatatatatatatatatatatatatatatatatatatctgtgtaaataaatagatatatagaaagataaatagaaatAAGACAAATACAATGATAGACTAAATACAAACTATTGTAAGAGCTCTCACACATTACATGTACACTCTCTTACATATGACACTAACATACTAGAATAGGTctaattttaaaatcaaaataaggATTATATTACACAGTAATATGCCATAGATACCAAGTGGTATATTCCATCCTAAATTGGCACCTATAATTAAATACATGATCCACAGCTACgggtaatatataaaaaagaaagttttaatgACAAAGATACTGCAGTGTTAGTGCCACCCACTTTGATGTTAGCCAATCACCGCTGACTTTACACTGTGATGTCAAAAGGTTCTCCCCATGTGGCCAGCAAGAAGTAGAGATTAGCTGCAGACAAAGCTTTACTGTGGAGCCTTGTACTTTAACTCTAAGGTGAGCACAATGAAATCACTATTAGTAGGacttatggtttttatttttgaaaaaatctttattttggcCAATTTGAAAGTGTTTAGCGTATCatctaaaaaaagcaaatgcaggCAGCCTTGCGATGTTCCCCTTATTAAGAGAGGTGACTTGCTGCAAGTTCCCAGGACGCTGTTTGTTCACTTTGGGATCTATTTAGGGAATAACAAAGTGGCCCATTTGATGCCGGATATTCTTCCAGCTCTGTCAGACGACCAATGTTTAATAAGGAGAGTAGTAACAAATAAAAGACTTATCATGGGCGTTCTGGCCAAGATAGCCAGCATTAGAGTGGACTCTGTGCAGGATTTTGCCTATGGAGGAAATATCTTAGTAAACCACATGGACAGAAGCTTCAACACAAAACCTCTGACTAATGAAGAAGTGGCTCAGAGGGCAGAGAAACTGGTTGGAGCTACACCTTACAGCCTCCTGTGGAACAACTGTGAGCACTTTGTCACTTACTGCAGATATGGCATGCCTGTCAGCTTTCAGACCGACAAGGTAAAATCATAGTTCTGATATATTTATTCACTTTATTCTCTTTACTCATTTATGAAAAAGTTTGTGGCACTTCAACTGTTTATATACTAACTATTGTGACTTATAATGTATCCTTATATCAATagcttttattaatataaaactaCATATGcctcatatataaataataatcagACAGTAGAAATAAAAGAACAGGAGAGTTTAGATGATGCTCACAAAAAGCAAAGTCAACCCAGGCAAATCTTTATTGGGATTCATTCTAACTCTGGTGCACTCTGTTAATGCTATTCGGACAagcaagtttctatttttttttttttttaattccactcTTTGTCTTACAGAATGTGTTTGGATTTTATGAGTTGGATAAAAGGTATTCAATGGGAATTCAAATAGTTCTGCTTGTTCCAGAAGTAGAGGTTTATAGGCTAAGCAGGGTTGTTGTTGTGTTTATTGCCTTGATATGTGAAGCCTGGCAGGTAATACTCGTTTCCTTTGAAACAATGGAGACTTATTGTAAATAACCTCTAACTCTCTTAATAGTTGTACATTTCCATTTGTTACAGGATACATAAAATCCAGACCACTATCTGCTAAGGGGCCATGAAGGTGTTACTTCCTTGCAATAGTGCAAtaaaatgtctttctttctttttctctttctttctttctttctttctttctttctttctttctttctttctttctttctttctttctttctttctttctttcttatgttTACTGCTTAAATAACAAATGTTAGCTGTAAACATCATATTCTTTGAAATAACTGAATTAGGATTCATTTTTAGCAGTCTAATTGTTGTCCTTACATGCTGTGTTTAGGTTTTTAAAGCTCTGGAATCGGACATGACATAAATCATGTGAATTAGGGTTAATATTGAGAAGCATGGGAGTTGTAGCAAACAAAGCAGTTAATGCTTTGGCATCGCTTAAAACTCTAATTAAGAGGAATAGACTAGGTCATTTGGACTTTGCTACTGATAGCTCGATCCTCTAATTTCCAATGCTTCATAGGATCCTCTGCAGTATTTAAACTAGGAAGTATCCGAATTCCAAAATATACAGTAGCATGCAAACAACACAGAATGTTGCCAAATAATTATGGatatttatacatcacatttactaaagaagatgttttataataaaactaTTCATATGCATCTAAAATtaggatatttttttctttctggggggggggtgtggggTTACTATGGGGTGTTGAAATTTGATCTGAAACAGGGACATTAGAATACTCATTTACAAATACCCTGGAAGACACACAATCACTCCTCTtactgctaattcactaaggcACTAACCAGTGTCCAGGTTTTGCTGAGCTCATCACCTCACACCAGATTTGAAAGTTGAGGTTTGGGTCCAAGCACAACATAAGCGCACCCAAGTGAGCCCTGTCTATAGCGCCCTACTCAGGCCTGGActgaaaataggccctgccattccaagtacaaagaggcccaaacagccccctaccagcccactatatggtaactttctatggaaccatacagcagcccctctggcatttgccagaacccacagattgccagtccgggcctggccctaCTCACCACTGGCACCCCTTAGATCTCATTTAAGTGCCATGTTTTGTACCTGCCCTCCTTTTTGTACCTCTTCACATTCCTAGAATAAATGTGGTTGTCAATCTGTATGGAGCATTGTCTGTATTTAGTAGCTCTGCATACAGAGGTCGTGGGCAGCTCCTGCTATTTGCCCTAGGTTGAACAACATTCATAATGTGCAAGCTTGGGCATCAGTTGGCCGCAAGGCCCTGGAGAGCCTGGTATTTAATGCATCAAATTATTAGTTCTTAAATACAGAGCTCCTCTGCACTTGCTCTCTGCAACTCTCAGCTGCATGACTTGGGcccataatttaaaaataagcctgGCTGTGACAAAAATGTGTGTTCATGCCATTGTATCTTTGAAAATACTAAATAACAGATTTTCCATAGTCctgtaccacacacacacatacaagggggcagatgtattaagggttgaatatcgagggttaattaacccttgatattcgactgccgaattaaaatccttcgactttgaatatcgaagtcgaaggattttgcacaaaaaaagctaccgaagtccatgttagcctatggggaaggtccccataggctttccaagtttttttctgatcgaaggaataatcgttcgatggaacgataaaatcctttgaatcgaacgattcgaaggattttaatccatcgatcgaaggattatacttcgatcagaaaaaaacttggaaagcctatggggacctaacatggacttcggtagcttttaggtggcgaactaggggtcgaagttttttcttaaagagtaagtacttcgactatcgaatggtcaaatagttgaacgatttttagtttgaatcgttgcattcgaagtcgtagtcgaaggtcgaagtagcccattcaatggtcaaagtagccaaaaaaatatttgaaattcaaagttttttttattctattccttcactcaaacttagtgaatgggccccaagaAGTCATATAAGTCCAAAGTTGTGTTTGCCCCCAGACTTTTCCTTTATAGTTTTCCAGGCTGTACATTTGTGAATTATGATGTATCTCCGctttattgttattaattatttatatagtgtgtctgactgtgtgtgtgtttgtttcctGAATTTTGTCAATAACAGTTATATTTTCAATCCCAGAGCGAAGAGCGTCAGTAATGTGATTGTCTCTGTCCAGAACCTGACTATTGAATCtctgaatgtatttacttaattgaccatattgatttttattttgcagttctgTGAGACAGTAAAGAAGATTATTCGAGATCGGAGAAGCATTTTACTTTCTGCTGCTATTGGGATGGCATCTGTACTTTGTATGGGCTTTGGACTTTGCACCATCCTTCCCAGTTTCTTCATTACCTTTACATTGTGGATGGCCAGCTAACCATACAGGACTGCAACATACAAGCAATGTCCATGTTTCAGAGAGTATATAGTGGGCTGCCAGAATAGTATTGACTTAAAGGTCCTGTTGACAGTGCCTGGTCTTGTCCCACCCAAGCAATACCATAATCAATGTGTGGAAGAAAAGAGTACGACGTTCTGTGTACAAAAATAGTTCACTCATTCAGTGCTACCATTACCATGTTTATCATATTTACATTGGTTAAATATGATCACTTTTTAAGCTAgttgtcttttattttattagaagTGAACAGTTCCAGTATTATTGGCAACAGCAATACTGCTGACACTTTAACGCCACAGAACACCATGTGaaagagatatactgtatagtattaACTGCTATGttatattgctcttttttttatccGACACAGCTTTATTAGTATGGCCCACAATCTGCTGCTTTTGTGAGTGACAGAGGCTTACAAACAGTACAGTCTGAGAACCTTAAAAAAAAGTGGgaattaaagataaataaatcaaaacctGTTACAAAGCAAGCTGTTAGTGAGAGTTCCAGACAGTACTGAATTATACCTTATGGACAAAGCCAAACCATTTACAGCATGTTTCTTTGAAATGAATTG
This region includes:
- the lrat.L gene encoding lecithin retinol acyltransferase L homeolog, with product MKSLLVGLMVFIFEKIFILANLKVFSVSSKKSKCRQPCDVPLIKRGDLLQVPRTLFVHFGIYLGNNKVAHLMPDILPALSDDQCLIRRVVTNKRLIMGVLAKIASIRVDSVQDFAYGGNILVNHMDRSFNTKPLTNEEVAQRAEKLVGATPYSLLWNNCEHFVTYCRYGMPVSFQTDKFCETVKKIIRDRRSILLSAAIGMASVLCMGFGLCTILPSFFITFTLWMAS